In Aedes albopictus strain Foshan chromosome 3, AalbF5, whole genome shotgun sequence, the genomic window tgaatttcacattcagctcaaaattttatcttgaagaaataaaaactgattttttcatatttttcctacaaaaaaacaataaataagattcatttgcttcttacaacatttttttctaggttgaACTGTTTctgatctgcagccggtagaaagcgGCTTTAAGGCTTTAAGTTCCCGTAGATAGGTATTGAAGGGAAGTTACAAAATATCCGGAAAAAGTTTTAGGATGTAGCTCCATAGAGCATTCCGTTCCTCAGATATATGTTTAGGAAGCATCAGAACCCGGctctggataatcgagtccgacctgtatttgtcAAGAGAGTTGacgatgttgaatatttttgttgCGTTTTATATTTCTGGCAGCAATAGGAAAAATTGGGGTTTTACGgcaattttgttctcttcgtcacggggtttttatgaaagctgttgaacttaaATTTGGCCTCAAACCCTTGTCAACCAACAAAAACACTTCATCACGGAAAGAACAAGCctaccgataatacccatcgttaccctatatcatggtagaaatatttaactccccaactaacattttgagcgctataagcttcagtcatttgcattctgttgtgtaaccatcgaataaaagcagtcaacgctgaataaaagggaatatacataaaccataagctaatacacgactgcaaaacaagtacCATACAACTACCAAATTCGGTTTTCtaaaatccattgcttgtcactggggctgcctttactccactctattccaactccgggagatttctcgGAAGatatgaaaacttgaacacatcgaataggagtctccactaacaaaacagctgctactgtacagtacaattcgttatactgataaatccccaaaccagcagcgctttaaaggccgttatgcgatttcattacggctagaagctgtaataaagaaagtgttggtttaccaacacggcttgtcggatctaaacattattgtcaaaataaACTTTgggcgggatatatagctactacacaaattctttacagctatccatctctgtgctgtaaaattatttgggttgcttttattgcactttaattcaatgccggaagatttgccggaagatgtgcaaatcgagtaagtgtcccagccactacaacagctgcttttatacagtatgttttgtaatgttgccaaaacacaaaacagcagcgcttcgtagccgtttaaagaacactctttcagctagaagctgtgaagaagaatctgttggcgcaaccacacagcttgttcaatgtaaacattattgcgtttgacgtttcacaagcttttgcagcaagatgaagttgggtaaggtttcttgtggcacaattatgaagccttgtctggagtaaaacaaaacgggctattttctatgctatttatatatagcagtgtggcagcgatgacatcatcgggaccagtggatacggagatcgggagttcgattccaagtagcgcaaatactttaattattcaattttaaaagcgataattgcagttccacatgtattaattatatttaatcgattaatttggggaagccgtataattattatttaacaactgtgaaaaggctgaaaaagcgccttctcaagatgttattcagttagtggttacataggagccgagaaaagagctatgatttGGTGGAAtaaaagctgctcgcacagcataaacATGTGGATTaatttcgccagattcattggtatagggcttgcatagaagcttccgtccatatgtaaaacacagtaactcagcataaagccgtattgaggacgctttgttgacgtttacattcacaataaatcttAGTTGggtaggtggggcaggatgatcaatatcagttttgtacacaatcaaatgctaattgactattcttgtcaatgataaagcataccggcaacaatcaatgagaatttgaagggattacggggtttaatttgtagggaactctggggttccaatgagtcttctattgaggaatttttaaacggtgataatatgCAGATACTGAATTTTTACACGCAAAGAAATTAGAGCTATTCAAAACTATAATAGTTTTTGTTGCATCAAAAAACATTttcttattattttaaaaaatgtattAGTTAAAACAATTCagagtttttttcaaaacaaagcGCTAATATTATTGATGTTCTGAGCACATGACGTGACACCGCCATTTTGATTTCGAACGTAATCGGCAAAAGTGGAAATAATGGCACCAAGAGTAGTCCACAATAGAGCAGTGGATAACTAATTCAAGAACTTTGGTAAGTGATTGCCTTCAATTATTTCACTACTAATGGCTTATTATAGCAAACTGTTGTTATATTCTAGGCTTGATTCTATGAATCTGCAACCGAAAACACGAGTATCGAACAAGCGGATCATCATAGGtaatttttgtttttacattttaTCGCTTATTTTTCTgctcatttttgatatatttgcTTCCAGCGACTGCTGAAGACCAACCACATTATAGAAAGCACCTATCTGCATCATATACCAACAAGAAGCTAGCATGTAAAATAAAAtacatatcaaaaataaaataaacaataaatttagattttttgcttttttttccttttctgatgcagaaaataaataaatatatcatTCTAacgaaaaaaatacaatttgatTCAATGCGAAATGCATTATTGCTACAACAAATGAACTTTATTGTTTCAAAGCATTATTTTTGTTGTTCCAAAagatatattttttaaatcaaCAAAAATACTAGTTTACCTGCTATTTACCGTAGCTGTCAAATTCAACAATATTTTTTGTTGAATCAAATTCACGATGCAAATAGAACCAATAAAAGCATATTATAGGCCGGCAAATAATGCAGCATTTTTATTGAAGCAATACAGAAAATATTTATGATTAAAATTCTTTTTTCTGCGtgataaaaccaaaattaaaatttggttgttgaagatgtttaccattttctttatttttcactagttgctcattctgccccacttttctaccaactctttgaagcatatttttttcgacaaaataattatacaaatagttgaaaagtgctacaaatacatttcattggcctagggaatatcaagaaaatcgataaatgcccactaagttgtgatttcgatacccaaaaccttattttaggtcacttgattcttataatattttcccagtacatgaccactttacgcattttgattaatttttcaaggtaaacggattttttgactaatgttttgtcatcaactcattggattttagataataaggctacaatcaagcaatttgttttgttaatttgaagatttacagtgaaaatacaaagtgctcattatgccccacctgctcattatgccccgcctaccccgaCATAATTAAAACAtagacacactttagaatttccatgattttacataaaaaataaGTGTTTTGTATATGAATTAtattgccgttctacgcccgattgtcccatgttatatgggaatctcaTATAACAtggaaccagtgctgaaaatttcatttcattataccgtgaccggccctaattctgcgcagtccctaattcggcgcactttctcgaatataccacaaaatcacggacgctagttcaatattagcttcaaatatattttttgaatattgcttcaatagtaatgaaaaagtttgtgaagaaaaaaatttcaaatcaacgatcattattttgtaaaaaaataaaatgatgttgcaagtactataaattgcctgaaatctgtgtccgttagcgaaactgctaaaaagttgcttcatgagctgaagcattttgcgacataaatagTGAAGAGAATGTCTGtttttccatgcgcatcctgtactaCTGTATTCGAGGAATCAGAAccggcaaaaaacaattgagttttcttcatctttttttaatcttcttgttcttcttaggtgcgcagaattaggaaccggtattaaatggtggtcctaattttgcgcagacatttcaacactaagttttgaacatataattaataaacaaacatcatataaatgccaccatagttataactaggatattcCATATTTttagcaatccggtgaatgtaattacggctcaacaagttagtttatgaactttgaaggctaatttacgatttttgaatttttgatctgatagttcgatcggactaaccacttgttttaaacatttgctatcaacctcgggggaaattttatggattcatgcaagcattcgtcaaatgcgatatatgatgtgagtttacatggaattttcttaaacagtggaaaccctggagttatacaagaaagaagtctcagtttgcaaacaaagattgtgccaccttgtcatggcgaaaaagtttatattgcctttagaaataaaagtaaattttactaaaatatgcgtatgcgaataactaaaaagctttatgtagtagtattcgataatgctacaaaatccttttgtgtattatgattaaAATTCCCTTTGATTAGTAATCAAATTAGGTAGTATGTATCAATGTTgaggacatgcaaagttccaatatggtcgtaatgtcgtataaaagttgaaaatgaagaatttaattgaatttcatctatgaatcatgttctcattacaatatgttatctttttagagtttttccatgtgcgcagaattaggaacattagtgcgcagaataaggaacattccaaaaaagggtgcgcagaattaggaacagagacacactttagaattttcatgattttacatataaattgagtgttttgtataagaattatatttttccctcatttacaaagctaataactatgtgcagtcaaaaattcagccaaatcggttcgatttggaatttgttacagctgattgaaattgaaaaagtcttagatgcgcagaatatgggcccttcacggtatctaaattcaaccacctacagctcattttagaagctgaacctgagaatattgtacatatatgaaaaacttgtgcggctagaccagctctgcaagaaagtcacggaaaacccgctatttttcgaatatttaaggtaaaaatCAGTTCGATTTGGAATTTATTACAGATGATTGAAATTGACTCACTATTAAATTTCTTGAAATCTTTACAAATAACTCAATACTCTGTTATTTTGCACTTCACAAATTACATCACGTAATTTTATTCTTATTCCGTGCTCGGACCGAGTACCTACTTACCTCATTCCCCTCGCTACTCACCGCTCGATGAATTGGTTTCTATGAATTGTGATACAAATTGAACAGAACTGACAACTTGAATATTGAGTTTACAAtcaactagggaatcgcgctacttgggcggtggcttctatattcgtctgttttccactataactcagtcaatcttgaaccaattgacacaattcttggaatgcggtgagtcaatcggttcaaaattgaccgagttacagtggaaaacagacgaaaataacagacgaagaaaaccaccgcccaagtagcgcgataccctaagtTTATTTCAAGCAGTTGTATTAACTGACTTCGAAAAAAGTACGTATAATATGACGAGCTACGGTGCTACACAGTGTCTAAAATTATTTGCTAAACACAACATAATTTGACATATTTTTGCTACACCCTGTGGCGTTAGAGACACAAACGAGACAAATGCAATATTGTTGAAACTATGGCCTACACGAACATAACTCAGGCCAGAATACTGCCCTCCAAACTGTTTTCAACCTTCAGATTATGACCAAGCTGGTTGAAGGCAGTGGCAACGTCGGCAGCTTTGTCTGGGTGGCACACGATGGCCGTGCGTGCCTCGGCCGAAAATAGTTGCTTCACATACTTCGCCCCCACCCGGGCCAAATCGGCTTCGGTGACCTTTCCGACCTGGCGGACCAGCGCTTGGTTATATCCGGCCGTTACCTGTTTGAAGCTGGCAAGGAATGACTGCTCTACCACGTTGCCGATGCTCTTTTCGCGGGCGATAATTTCGAAGATCAACGAACTGCGAGCAGACTCTAGGAGCGTGGAGTCCCACTCGGCATCCGGTTGGAGTTGTTTTTCCTGGGAAGAGAGGTTTATTTTTAAATTTGGTCCAGAGTTTGTTTCAAAGTGGCACTTACGGTAATTGACTTGGCTTCCTTGTAGGCTGCCACCAAATTCGTTGCACGGTATAGCGTAAAGTACAACAAACCCTCATTGGGACGAGGAACAATGTTGTATCCGTAGGAGAATCCTTGACCGCGGATTTGACGCCACAGAGGTCCCTCCAGCTGGGTCAAATACTGCAGGAACAGCAGTAGGGGTGCAAGATCCTCGTCATTAAAATCGGTGATGGCTTTCGAGCTCTGGTACAGGAAGGCGCTTTCGACGCTACCCATACCAACGACGACACCAGTGGAATCCTCCAAGTTACCATCCATGTTCATCAGCTTCCAGTCCGGAACAACGACAAACCTGATGGAAAATAAACGTAATGTCAGCATTTGGGCAAGAGACAAGTTTAGACATTCCAAAAATTGTTAAGTTTTAATTTGATTTTCTGAAATGCTTTTATTAGAACATTGCAGAGAAGTTTATGATTAAAGGCacttgtttaacaaataattaaaaaaatatctcctagaacaatttttggaaaatgtttaggaaGCATTTTAGAAAGCTTTCCCCGGAAATATTGATTGAATCACCTGGGAGATTAAACACACTTACTCTTTTTTTAGGTCAGTCGTCTCGGATGCAACCAACTTGCTCCACGGTGCCTCCAAATCGATTTGCAGTTTAGCCATCTCCTCCCAATCGGCCGCAATGTGCAACCCCAAGTTCTCCGGCCGTGTAATGACGTCACGAACTTTGTTCAGCTTGTTGATCACCTTCTCGGCCCCTTGTTCACTATCGAGCTGTTCGATAAGTGCACTCAAAAACTTCTGCTGCTTGAGAAGGGAACTCACGCGAACGTTGCTATCTATAGAATGACAGAATTATGATGTTAACAGTAAATTTTCCAATGCACATCCGTATTAGAAGAATCATACCTTTTTCGTAATACATAGCCTTCAGTAGGTCCCGCACAATGGAGTTACCCTCCCGTTTTGCTTGCGCCACATCGTTTACCATTTTTGAAGCGCAGACCTTGACTCGATCCGTCGTGAATTCAGTTTTGTGCAGCAGTTCGGCAATCCAGTTGATGCCGGTTTCGTACTTGCCTCGAACGACTTGCATCGACAAAGTGGCACTATTGGCGAATGGTCCTAGACTGAAGCGGTTTCTCGTTTCGATACCTAGCCGTGCCTCGGTTTCGATGGTGTCAGCTTCGAGGGCTGCAACCACTGCTTCGTATGGAATCAGCTCGTCGCCACGTCGGATCGGCGACTCCGTAAGCAGCTCCATTAGCAGTAGTAAGTATGGTCGTAGTTCCGGCTCCACGGGATCGGTGTTCATCGTTACCATGAGCTGAGAGGTTTAAGTATAAACAAATTGTAGGAGATTCTGCTCGGGTTCAAAAAAGGGCAAATCAGGCAAATTAAAAAGAATAGCCAGAATACATTCCGCTAAagtaattccggaaagaattcctttgaattATGGGAGGAAGCCCGCACaagtaattcctgaatgaatcttcgaAGTTATTTTAGGTATGAGATGACATTTTTTCAACATATTTGTCTTCGAGCAGAAAATTTTATCCGATGAGTCAGTTATCCATATAAGCTTTTCCCTTGATAATACTTACGTAGCAGAAGTTTGTATGCAAATGATATGCCTCCGCATACACGGGTAGTTTCTGTAGATCCAATCCAGCTGGATTCTTTCCTCCGTCGGTAGCCTTGAATATCTGTACCGGGTGGAATTTGATTCCATCGGTAGACGGAACCGGAATCGACGTCAACATCTCATCCGGTGGAGGCACTTCGTTGGCGGCCATGGCATCGGCCAACTCTTTGCCCTTCTTGGCTAAACCTTCCTCGCCCAGATCGGCTCTCTGCTGTTCGATACGATCCATCTCCTCCTTGGCCGATCGCTTCTGCTCTTCGATGCTAGGGACGGCGCGGACTACAACGTGTTTTGCCTGtaggaaaatagttatttatgtgacgagttgcaaaaagttgattttttcagcacgagtcgtacatttatccaacgaggcttgccgagttggataaatacgaagagtgctgaaaaagtcgagttttgcaacgagttccatacaaaattttatgcaatggttttttcataatgcaactcatttgaattgcataatgttcataatgcaactcaaatgagttgcattatgaacattatgcaactatttttcattatgcaactcatttcagttgcattatgaaccagtacggaaaagttggccattatgatactggaatgagtagtataaaatagaaattataatactgaattgcataaaaaaacttATAAATATACCGACGGTTGATTTGCCTTTAAAGTACTTACATCAACGAGATACTTATTTAGCAAACCAACCCAGAAGTCTTCTTTCTTTTCCTTGAGCTTCTGAAGGAACCTGTTTGCGTTTAGACGATTATCGAACTGTAAGGAGAATGAAATTTATAGCAAAATCCATTGCAAATTATTTTTTGTGTAAAACCGTACATCTTGCTCCACGGCTCCATAGAGAACATCCCCAATGACATGGAACGCCACGTTATCGTGCGGACTGCTTTCCAGGTTGCTCAGCGATTCCAAAATGTATCTCTCCAACACGTTCTCCATCCGTTTCATATCGATCTTCTCCTCTCCCTTGCCAATACGCTCCAAAACCTGTTTCAGTTTTGCGTGAATGTCGTCCACCTTGCCCAGTGGGACATTTTCGAACGAGATGTACAGAAGAGATTCGGCATTTTCCGCAATGTTATATCCTACTCGGCTGGCGTACGGATCTTCAATCTCCACAAACTCTCGCTGCAGAGGGCTTACCGATGTATCCGAAAGGTACCGCAAAAGGACGGAACACGCAGTCAACTCTTCGTATTCAGTTGTTGCCTTGGGCCCACGCCACGCCACATTAACCAAGCCACAATCTTCCTCGTCGGCAGGATAGAGAATTTTAAGGTCCTTCGATTCGTCCAACGGCGCCACTGGCGTTTGCCACGGGCGTGTAAATGCCGACAGACTACCCTTGGAAAGAATCTTCTCTTCCACTGGTTCCAACGCCTTGAAAATATCCTCCGGTTCAATTTGACCGGTGATGATCACGTGTAGATTATCCGGCCGATAGAACCCAGCGTGATAAGCCCGAACCTTTTCATTGTTGGTGCTGGTTCGCAAGTTGGCCATAATTCCACCGGTTTCCGAGCTGTAACCGGACTTCGGATAAATGGCTCGAAGCATATCCTGATGGATCCGCGACTCTCCGGTGTTTTCGCGCCCCTGCATTTCACAGTAAACCACTCCGCCATCTTCACCTTCCTCGGAAATATGGTGCACTTCCGTTATGAAGCCCGAATCGGTCAGAGTTGGATAAAGAATATGATCCAGGTAAACAGGCAACAGCGACAGAAAACCGCCACTTCCGGCAGTGGTCATCGTGTAACAGGTGTGATCCGTATCCGTCCAGGCGTTCGTTCCGGATGCCAAACATCGATTGGCAACCAGATCCAAGATTCCTTTGTACGGATACTTCTCCGACCCTAGGAAGATCAAATGCTCCAGGGTATGCGGCAAACCATCGTCATCGTGCGCTTCCGTTGCCAACGCGAAGTATCCGTTCACCAGTGGACCTATGAAATATAATAACTTTGTGTATTCAGGGTGACCAGCAAATTACAGATTTTTGATTTTCTGGTTTTCCCGGAATTTTGAAAttaataccgtaaaatggggtgttacgGGACGGAAAAAAATTCATCCCCATTGATTCATGGATTCTACTTCTtgaaactttcaggaaaagcagtccgatcattgttttgctgcctgctacgcatatagattacacaatttgacgattttttggagaaattgtagATCTTGAACATCGTCGAAAAAGATTGACATAGTCCCGAAGGTGCAgggacaatttctttgaaaaaaaatccgtcaATTGTACCGGAGCAACTTCTGTtttttaacaaacacattattcacagttactatttagagtaaccaaatggaatagttcagactgaccaacaggttgtaaactatggatgtgtatttacagttttttgttcacttaaaaactcatttatattgaaatgttttatatgcaagcatcattagatggcccagGGCGTAAACTGTGTgttcaatgctgatatttctactctaCAGCATTGTTGATAGGTCGTATTTTAGATTCTGATATATTGTAGCTACCATGAGTCATCTTTcttttgcaagagttagtggcagtttgatttacataatatatggaacaagtgagcatattccacattttcaaaaagctgtcacgttttagtgccgatcattaaataattttttttttgcttggtttctagctgcactctgaatagaacctctacactagacccgaagatagaaaagagtacgtaatctttcagaagcagtttgccagccgtacgcggaaaatgatatccattaagacactgttgcaaactgactcagaaagttacgatagaagattggaaagttttcaattggtcagtcagtcaggatttgcctatataGTATTATGGTCACAcgatttgtgtttgtcttcttgtttgattttgtggtatggttctgTAACGAgcctggtggtctagtggctaccgcttctgattcgtatgcagaaggtcatgggtacagtccctggcccgtccctttcatcctactttgtatctttctatccactttctctctctcttctctacctatacaactcatgtatattcatatgttcatagccatcgctagaaccagaaacgaattgaaaaaagtcgtttccctcccttccaacttccactcacagcacagtgtatataacgcctacaagttatgcaaccaaaacgTGCTGTGCCGCTGGACCTTATTCACCtttttcaccacacaatctatcaccttacgaacactataaataacccctatccatggatcgcatcaccgacccaacggtgactcccagatctcccatcctttccgtctaacaaataccccagtccgtgctggttgtggggatgtagaggtgctctcggtctttagtagcaacaaccagcacactctaacattcctttcccttcccaactgactataaggactattaaggacgtggccggcgccgttattgatccaaaatgcatgagctgcttaaattgcactttgagaataagtggagtgtcccagcccttattcatttggatctcagtgtaattggtaccagctcagatcaatcacggaggagtaaccattgacatgtatagtcagatttgatcgtttgatcgttttgtttgatgttgtggtatggttcaatatgcttttctcctcgttaagtcagttgtcgtatgtttgttttttttttcatcgaatcaatcgaaacctgtatgttaaaatgtagtcgatcctgtgtcaaattgttttcttgatatcGTCAATCGTTTCCTACTTCTCTATGctaatctcttgtgtccttaaattgtcatcggtccaaaacccacagaaacatgtaactgaacttctgatatttttttatttcattttcattttcattttcattttgcagcatttggtggggcaatgagagcgcaagtcagtccaaagccgatgataaggaggggtaatggctgaatagtctttgctgaccacataaacgccatgggataggaaaagggtattttggtgtgggattagggtgttggtacagacttgacaatatcaatgctattcagatgcaaaataattttaaggctcaatagtgaatcgcatagctttcaaaaccaaaaaacaataatccacaaaataccaagcaagtcaaaagaaaaagcgcccgattgtttgttttgtcaattataacaaacggaaacttctaccctctccgactcgccagtcatcccggaaaaaatgtcccttcagttctggaaaatatattatccccaattaagcctttaatcgaattgtccgcatGGTCTTGTAGTACTcctactaggtaagaaccaggcattgccatacatattaaatgctagacatgaccccatggatagcatttgcatatgtaaaagctttgctgatgtgactttcctattaggcaattctctcatctcaaaaccttgtcaagcttagaaaattgaagttaataaacaatacattacaaggttcgaattcccatagaatgagatcattcattcgcactacaacaccataggagataatatctcATTGGCtgttacagtacaaatgcgaaaaatctcccttttccccctatccgcaacccggggacgcgccctgttggatttcgaaagcctcggagaatattacaaatcttcaatggcattcccacgcactgacccacattgcccattcaggggtctgactgggcctattaccctccctcagtttgtaatattctcaccaacttggaattatattttcccgatacataaatgacttcgacaaatgttcgatatactatgcagtagtatgggacaaacatcaaattctcgccccagtcgactttttttatttcatttaggtcccatatgaactgtgcaaaatttcagcgcaatcgtaATTTAGCGCAGGCGGtttaaagttttcataggattcactatgggaaaagttacactttcaaataaaaaatcccagaggtcctgtagctgctgccttggttgcTGCTGTTTCTTGGAGGTGGTGATACCTCCcgtcaccccatgcaacaacggcagcagcagtgctgctgataaaacaaaacaaaaagccgttcgttggatcactaatcggtaataatttttttttgcctttctcgtacaccaaggtgtaccgaaaggctatatgttcactccaaaaatgaaattttgatagaggccccggaggggcaagtttcatataccaatcgactcagctcgacaagttgagatgatgtctgtgtgtgtatgtgtgtgtgtgtatgtatgtgtgtgtatgtgtacaaaaaaaggtcacctcacttttagatagtaaatatcaaccgattttaacgatcgacggctcattcgacgcggaatctggtcccattgtttcctattgaaaatggttcggatcggtctagccgttacggagttatggccatttagatgttccggatcggtacccctggaagaggccagacatgaaaatgcaccaaacc contains:
- the LOC134292263 gene encoding uncharacterized protein C05D11.1-like — translated: MTFKLISSAKANGVIPVRKYRSERTGLSVIVGEVEGPLVNGYFALATEAHDDDGLPHTLEHLIFLGSEKYPYKGILDLVANRCLASGTNAWTDTDHTCYTMTTAGSGGFLSLLPVYLDHILYPTLTDSGFITEVHHISEEGEDGGVVYCEMQGRENTGESRIHQDMLRAIYPKSGYSSETGGIMANLRTSTNNEKVRAYHAGFYRPDNLHVIITGQIEPEDIFKALEPVEEKILSKGSLSAFTRPWQTPVAPLDESKDLKILYPADEEDCGLVNVAWRGPKATTEYEELTACSVLLRYLSDTSVSPLQREFVEIEDPYASRVGYNIAENAESLLYISFENVPLGKVDDIHAKLKQVLERIGKGEEKIDMKRMENVLERYILESLSNLESSPHDNVAFHVIGDVLYGAVEQDFDNRLNANRFLQKLKEKKEDFWVGLLNKYLVDAKHVVVRAVPSIEEQKRSAKEEMDRIEQQRADLGEEGLAKKGKELADAMAANEVPPPDEMLTSIPVPSTDGIKFHPVQIFKATDGGKNPAGLDLQKLPVYAEAYHLHTNFCYLMVTMNTDPVEPELRPYLLLLMELLTESPIRRGDELIPYEAVVAALEADTIETEARLGIETRNRFSLGPFANSATLSMQVVRGKYETGINWIAELLHKTEFTTDRVKVCASKMVNDVAQAKREGNSIVRDLLKAMYYEKDSNVRVSSLLKQQKFLSALIEQLDSEQGAEKVINKLNKVRDVITRPENLGLHIAADWEEMAKLQIDLEAPWSKLVASETTDLKKEFVVVPDWKLMNMDGNLEDSTGVVVGMGSVESAFLYQSSKAITDFNDEDLAPLLLFLQYLTQLEGPLWRQIRGQGFSYGYNIVPRPNEGLLYFTLYRATNLVAAYKEAKSITEKQLQPDAEWDSTLLESARSSLIFEIIAREKSIGNVVEQSFLASFKQVTAGYNQALVRQVGKVTEADLARVGAKYVKQLFSAEARTAIVCHPDKAADVATAFNQLGHNLKVENSLEGSILA